A single genomic interval of Aneurinibacillus sp. REN35 harbors:
- a CDS encoding flagellar motor protein MotB: MSKRKQRHEEHVNLERWLVSYADFVTLLFIVFLILFSMSAVDAQKFQALKESFSEVTGSGASLVMPAPGSTSTPTTDRNTGKTNKKNQVAAEQEKFEEIKEKMEQYTKAKGLDQNVKVNIDQNGINVTITGTVLFANGDATLQPQAKMIVKDMFQFINSIDNPLRIEGHTDNVPIRTAQYPSNWELSAARSMNLVRYLADEYKIKPERLSGAGYGEYRPVAPNNTPDSRAQNRRVEIMILSSKAAQADAQKPQSKH, encoded by the coding sequence ATGTCCAAAAGGAAGCAGAGGCATGAGGAGCACGTTAATTTAGAACGTTGGTTGGTCTCTTATGCGGACTTTGTTACGTTATTGTTCATCGTTTTCTTGATTTTGTTCTCTATGAGTGCCGTGGATGCCCAGAAATTTCAGGCGTTGAAGGAATCATTCAGTGAAGTAACCGGATCAGGCGCTTCGCTTGTTATGCCTGCTCCTGGTTCGACGAGCACGCCGACAACAGATCGCAATACAGGCAAGACAAACAAAAAGAATCAAGTGGCGGCTGAGCAGGAGAAGTTTGAAGAAATCAAAGAAAAGATGGAGCAGTATACGAAAGCGAAGGGTCTTGACCAGAATGTGAAAGTGAACATTGACCAGAATGGGATTAATGTAACCATTACAGGTACGGTTTTGTTTGCTAATGGTGATGCAACACTGCAGCCGCAGGCCAAGATGATTGTTAAAGATATGTTCCAATTCATTAACTCAATTGACAATCCATTACGGATTGAAGGACATACCGACAATGTACCGATCCGTACGGCGCAGTATCCATCTAACTGGGAGTTATCTGCTGCCCGTTCTATGAATTTGGTGCGCTATCTAGCAGATGAATATAAGATCAAGCCGGAGCGTCTCTCCGGTGCGGGCTATGGAGAATATCGTCCGGTGGCTCCGAACAATACGCCGGATAGCCGGGCGCAAAATCGTCGGGTCGAGATTATGATTTTAAGTTCGAAAGCAGCGCAAGCAGATGCGCAAAAACCGCAGAGCAAGCACTAA
- a CDS encoding motility protein A → MDLASIIGIVVALAAAAFGFFYDGGNIGLLWSAASFVLVLGGTTGAVILSMPMKDVKNIPKLFKKLFTEQKMDYIGLVNQMEQLAGKARREGLLSLEQEIEQIDNKFISRGLRSAIDGVDQSVIGEMLEYDISAMEARHQRGAKMFENAGGYCPTIGIMGTVMHMVVIMTHLNEPESLGPSISAAFLATLYGVAFANLFFFPFAEKLKAKSRGEALYLTIALEGIIGVQQGMNPVALREKLLVFLSESERNTETGGEEAYVQKEAEA, encoded by the coding sequence ATGGATTTAGCCTCAATTATAGGGATTGTGGTAGCTTTAGCGGCTGCGGCGTTTGGTTTTTTCTATGACGGTGGAAATATTGGGCTGTTATGGAGTGCAGCTTCTTTCGTATTGGTGTTAGGCGGTACGACCGGTGCGGTCATCCTTTCAATGCCGATGAAAGATGTGAAAAATATACCAAAATTGTTCAAAAAGTTGTTTACCGAACAAAAGATGGACTATATCGGTTTGGTAAACCAGATGGAGCAACTCGCAGGCAAAGCTCGCCGTGAAGGCTTGCTCTCGCTTGAACAGGAAATTGAACAGATTGATAATAAGTTTATCTCCCGCGGACTGCGCAGTGCTATTGATGGGGTGGACCAATCGGTGATCGGTGAGATGCTCGAATACGATATCTCCGCTATGGAAGCTCGTCATCAGCGTGGAGCCAAAATGTTTGAGAATGCAGGCGGATATTGTCCGACCATCGGGATCATGGGTACGGTTATGCACATGGTAGTTATTATGACACACTTAAATGAGCCTGAATCGCTCGGTCCTTCGATTAGTGCAGCGTTCCTTGCTACGCTGTACGGGGTTGCGTTTGCCAATCTGTTTTTCTTCCCGTTTGCTGAGAAGCTGAAGGCGAAATCAAGAGGCGAAGCATTGTACTTGACGATTGCATTAGAAGGAATTATCGGCGTTCAACAGGGGATGAACCCGGTTGCGCTGCGCGAAAAGCTGCTTGTCTTCCTTTCCGAATCGGAGCGCAATACTGAGACAGGCGGTGAAGAGGCTTATGTCCAAAAGGAAGCAGAGGCATGA
- a CDS encoding DUF3993 domain-containing protein, producing MRNIWKSAAMCMVVFAVFFAPTSTMQIKEMAAGVGTEALAAQSTELDREAARTVIQQAAEAQFALNEPMTRLEALEKVRPYMTDEFSRTFLGERLMPETIGHKQGLWSIPGSDDMYLFMPSFSWDTHTDVKIQNGVAHISQYFPAEEGPWETPAHTETVVLIQEEGSWKVNEVQYK from the coding sequence ATGCGAAACATATGGAAAAGCGCTGCTATGTGTATGGTGGTCTTCGCTGTATTCTTTGCCCCAACGAGTACAATGCAGATAAAAGAAATGGCAGCAGGGGTCGGGACAGAGGCTTTGGCGGCACAGAGTACTGAACTGGATAGGGAAGCTGCACGCACTGTAATTCAGCAAGCGGCTGAAGCGCAGTTCGCATTGAATGAACCGATGACACGGCTTGAAGCGTTAGAGAAGGTTCGTCCATATATGACAGATGAATTCTCCCGTACATTTTTAGGTGAACGCCTCATGCCGGAGACGATAGGCCACAAGCAAGGACTGTGGTCGATTCCAGGCTCGGATGATATGTATTTATTTATGCCATCGTTCTCTTGGGATACACATACGGATGTGAAAATACAGAATGGTGTTGCTCATATATCACAGTATTTTCCGGCTGAAGAAGGACCATGGGAGACTCCAGCTCATACCGAAACAGTTGTACTGATCCAAGAAGAAGGAAGTTGGAAAGTAAATGAGGTACAATACAAGTAG
- a CDS encoding DedA family protein, translated as MGEIIEAIGSWITAFIDYLGYMGVFWGMFLESACIPIPSELIMPFAGFLASQGKMNLLAAIAAGSIGGTFGCIVAYIIGYKYGHLLEGPLRFVVPLHEVRRAQRWLSRHGDSVGFFTRLLPAIRTFISLPMGMARAPFLRFIVYSFVGTTIWCTALAYVGWILGANWTAIKTYLHYGDALVVFGGAALLVYYIWKRKRRSRFV; from the coding sequence ATGGGTGAGATTATCGAAGCCATCGGTTCTTGGATTACCGCTTTTATCGACTATCTTGGATACATGGGCGTCTTTTGGGGGATGTTTCTTGAAAGTGCCTGCATTCCAATCCCAAGCGAATTGATTATGCCTTTTGCCGGTTTTTTAGCTTCGCAGGGGAAGATGAACTTGCTTGCAGCTATTGCAGCAGGAAGCATAGGAGGAACATTTGGCTGTATTGTTGCTTATATCATTGGGTATAAGTATGGGCATCTGCTAGAAGGACCGCTCCGTTTTGTTGTGCCGCTGCATGAAGTTAGACGTGCGCAGCGCTGGCTTTCACGGCATGGGGACAGCGTGGGTTTTTTTACCCGCCTTCTGCCAGCGATACGCACATTTATTTCACTGCCGATGGGGATGGCACGAGCTCCTTTTCTTCGCTTTATTGTATACAGTTTTGTCGGTACGACAATTTGGTGTACGGCGCTTGCTTATGTCGGCTGGATACTTGGTGCGAATTGGACAGCAATTAAGACGTATTTGCATTATGGGGATGCGTTGGTTGTGTTCGGTGGTGCAGCATTGCTTGTGTATTATATATGGAAAAGAAAAAGAAGAAGTCGATTTGTTTGA
- a CDS encoding LCP family protein produces the protein MRVLRSILRISFIVLLLGAIGIGGYYAYSFYSFTSKIQKPETATSMPEWTGKERVNILLMGVDKRPDEESTRSDSILVASIDPETKKAQLFSILRDSWVEIPGYRKSRINTAYEVGGPELMAQTVENLTGLPIQYYVTTDFKGFEKVVDALGGVDLYVEKDMEYYLYEENGYYDIILKKGQQHLDGRKALQYARFRHDKMGDFSRTERQRKLLKALAQQGMSATSIWKVPRVLEAVSPYVTTNMSSTDMLRLANLAYKLDVEHLQTEQIPPANILREKTVNGAKVIDPRKEETQEYIKELLENPLGSEPDQTGINDTVKSSTN, from the coding sequence ATGAGAGTATTACGAAGCATATTGCGAATAAGTTTTATTGTGCTTCTATTAGGTGCAATTGGAATTGGCGGCTATTATGCTTATTCCTTCTACTCATTCACATCAAAGATTCAAAAGCCGGAGACTGCCACATCCATGCCGGAATGGACAGGTAAAGAACGGGTGAATATTCTCCTTATGGGCGTTGACAAGCGGCCGGATGAGGAATCAACACGTTCTGATTCTATTCTTGTAGCCAGTATTGACCCGGAGACGAAGAAAGCACAGCTTTTCTCTATTTTGCGTGACTCTTGGGTAGAAATTCCGGGATATCGCAAAAGCCGGATTAATACGGCATACGAAGTCGGCGGACCGGAGCTGATGGCGCAGACGGTCGAGAACCTGACGGGGTTACCGATTCAGTATTATGTAACGACTGACTTTAAAGGATTCGAAAAAGTTGTGGATGCGCTAGGCGGTGTGGATCTGTATGTAGAAAAAGACATGGAATATTACTTGTACGAGGAAAATGGCTATTATGATATCATTCTGAAAAAAGGACAGCAGCATTTAGATGGGCGAAAGGCTCTTCAATACGCCCGCTTCCGTCATGATAAGATGGGAGATTTCAGTCGGACAGAACGTCAGCGTAAGCTGCTTAAGGCACTTGCTCAGCAGGGCATGAGCGCGACAAGCATCTGGAAAGTCCCTCGTGTGCTAGAGGCTGTATCGCCATATGTTACGACTAACATGAGTTCAACGGATATGCTGCGTTTGGCTAATCTTGCATACAAGCTTGATGTAGAGCATTTGCAGACAGAACAGATTCCTCCGGCCAATATTTTGCGTGAGAAGACGGTGAACGGAGCCAAAGTAATTGATCCGCGCAAAGAAGAAACACAGGAATATATTAAAGAATTGTTAGAGAACCCGCTTGGAAGTGAGCCGGATCAAACGGGTATAAATGATACGGTAAAAAGTTCTACAAACTGA
- a CDS encoding lysylphosphatidylglycerol synthase transmembrane domain-containing protein yields the protein MKGKWLQLAGSLLITCLFLFLAYRSLDTLNPVHLLQYPIHYLYVILAISAYAASQWFRALSWTRGLAPDIPLRAMFASVCMGNGANMLLPFRMGEAVRVITAGRVRQEYGVVSMNLVVERMVDVLILALLAVSAAFFVPFESVVEAKLAFLRKALLAAIAGGGVALMLVFRFRARILASVHIPSFMRRAIGLVVQCPLLQSPWVGVRVLFYIGCSWACVYISTVFGLMAVGIYDHTAWIASLVVVVMTNLIMLIPSAPGGIGVFQYACIYSLSLFDVQLFQKALLSVLLHLIQYVALLPLTLYYFVRGECTLRDVYRSATGRQRFSE from the coding sequence ATGAAGGGTAAGTGGTTGCAGCTTGCAGGAAGCCTGTTGATTACGTGTTTGTTTCTCTTTCTAGCCTATCGCAGTTTAGATACGTTGAATCCTGTGCATCTTCTGCAGTATCCGATTCATTATCTGTATGTAATACTTGCCATCTCAGCTTATGCGGCAAGTCAGTGGTTCCGCGCGTTATCCTGGACAAGAGGGCTTGCACCTGATATCCCTCTTCGCGCAATGTTTGCATCTGTCTGCATGGGAAACGGTGCGAATATGCTGCTGCCATTTCGGATGGGTGAGGCGGTTCGCGTGATTACTGCAGGGCGGGTGAGACAGGAGTATGGGGTCGTCAGCATGAATTTGGTAGTGGAGCGTATGGTTGATGTTTTAATTCTTGCTCTGCTAGCTGTGAGTGCAGCTTTTTTCGTTCCGTTTGAATCTGTGGTAGAAGCGAAACTTGCGTTCCTTCGCAAGGCGTTGCTGGCAGCGATAGCAGGGGGCGGCGTAGCCCTTATGCTTGTATTTAGATTCCGTGCTCGTATTCTTGCTTCTGTACATATACCGTCATTCATGCGAAGAGCGATCGGCCTTGTCGTACAGTGTCCGCTATTGCAATCTCCTTGGGTAGGAGTACGTGTGCTATTTTATATAGGATGTTCGTGGGCATGTGTCTACATATCGACTGTATTCGGGTTGATGGCGGTAGGAATCTATGATCATACGGCCTGGATAGCAAGCTTAGTTGTGGTCGTGATGACGAATTTGATTATGCTGATTCCATCTGCTCCAGGCGGAATAGGCGTGTTCCAATATGCATGTATTTATTCGCTTTCTTTGTTTGATGTGCAGTTGTTTCAAAAAGCGCTTCTATCGGTATTGCTGCATTTGATCCAATATGTCGCACTGCTTCCGCTTACACTGTATTACTTTGTGCGAGGAGAGTGTACACTACGGGACGTTTATCGCAGCGCTACAGGACGGCAGCGGTTTTCAGAGTAG
- a CDS encoding dolichyl-phosphate beta-glucosyltransferase, whose translation MELSVVIPAYNEEKRIIYTLETIMPFMDHHFSDFEVLVIDDGSTDRTVSIVESFMHPQLHVVSLKQNMGKGMALKHGMLLAKGKYIFFMDADLPYPLTSIHEALAVFYTRKADIVLGARDLYEGKSDIPYPLSRKVASAMFSRFINAVLGLGIPDTQCGFKGFTRAAARTIFPQLTIQGFGFDFEMLFLGRKYAYDIERIPVNLRHSADSKVHMMRDSWVMFRDALRVRMNDWNGVYNKLKEMRHEG comes from the coding sequence GTGGAGTTATCGGTTGTCATCCCTGCATACAACGAAGAAAAACGTATCATATATACCCTAGAGACAATCATGCCATTTATGGACCATCATTTTTCCGATTTCGAGGTGCTTGTCATAGATGATGGAAGTACAGATCGTACAGTTTCTATTGTTGAAAGCTTTATGCATCCCCAACTGCATGTAGTGTCGCTTAAGCAAAATATGGGCAAGGGAATGGCATTAAAGCATGGAATGCTTTTGGCTAAGGGGAAGTATATCTTTTTTATGGATGCCGACCTGCCGTATCCGCTTACGAGCATTCATGAAGCGTTGGCTGTTTTTTATACCAGAAAAGCGGATATTGTGCTAGGAGCGCGTGATTTATATGAGGGAAAGTCGGATATACCTTATCCCCTCTCTCGTAAAGTTGCATCGGCTATGTTCTCGCGATTTATTAATGCGGTGCTCGGCCTAGGTATTCCTGATACACAATGCGGTTTCAAGGGGTTTACCCGTGCGGCGGCGCGGACAATTTTTCCGCAGTTGACGATTCAAGGCTTTGGATTTGACTTTGAAATGCTATTTTTGGGGCGCAAATATGCGTATGATATTGAAAGAATCCCGGTTAATCTTAGGCATTCCGCTGATTCAAAGGTACATATGATGAGAGATTCCTGGGTGATGTTCCGGGATGCTCTTCGGGTTCGGATGAACGATTGGAATGGTGTATATAATAAGCTAAAGGAAATGCGGCATGAAGGGTAA
- a CDS encoding efflux RND transporter periplasmic adaptor subunit has translation MKRKWMQIGTACLLSASLLSGCGAAQETGTMSAGSAAEVKPVAVSVAQVKEGVLTGGSQLLGEVWPKVSVTVIAKQSGTLASLSVQKGDAVKAGQVIGRLDATDYVMGVKQAEAALNTANASLAQAQAGISAARASQAQAQASVETAAASLTQAKNTYGVKASGNTSYEIAKQGVMIAQANYDRVKSLVDAGAISKAQLDQAEEALLQAKNVLNQSAQADAQGQGAINAAQSNVKQAQVGANKTAAAAVQQAIGGERAARAGVQQAQVGVEKARHALHDTVIKSPVTGTISSLGYEQGELVSPQVPVATIINMNSVLVKLNVSESMIAKFTKGSEVDVQIPALEKTVIGKVTYKGIEADHQSRMFPIEIELSNASGTILPGMKVNVVGAQMDSQKGLLVPTDAIIEKDGKKSVYIIEGTRAIKRSIVTAEGNSTHVLVVSGLKAGDKVVVKGQTQLKDQTPVRIIQ, from the coding sequence ATGAAACGAAAATGGATGCAGATTGGGACGGCGTGTCTCCTATCGGCTTCGTTGCTTAGCGGCTGTGGAGCGGCGCAGGAGACGGGTACGATGAGTGCGGGAAGTGCGGCAGAAGTAAAGCCGGTTGCGGTTAGTGTAGCCCAGGTGAAGGAGGGCGTGCTGACAGGCGGAAGCCAACTATTAGGAGAAGTATGGCCGAAGGTCAGCGTGACTGTTATTGCTAAACAATCAGGCACGTTAGCTTCATTATCCGTGCAAAAAGGGGATGCAGTAAAAGCGGGGCAAGTGATTGGACGTCTGGATGCAACGGATTATGTAATGGGAGTAAAACAAGCAGAGGCTGCTCTTAACACCGCCAATGCGTCCCTAGCTCAAGCACAGGCAGGTATAAGTGCGGCCAGGGCTTCGCAGGCACAGGCACAGGCGTCGGTAGAAACCGCTGCCGCCTCCCTTACTCAAGCGAAGAATACATACGGTGTAAAAGCCTCAGGAAATACTTCGTATGAGATTGCCAAGCAGGGCGTGATGATTGCCCAGGCTAATTATGATCGTGTAAAAAGCTTGGTGGATGCAGGGGCTATCTCTAAGGCGCAGCTGGATCAAGCGGAGGAAGCTCTGCTTCAGGCGAAAAATGTACTGAATCAGTCGGCGCAGGCAGATGCGCAGGGGCAGGGTGCCATTAATGCGGCACAGTCGAATGTAAAGCAGGCACAAGTCGGTGCGAATAAAACCGCTGCTGCCGCTGTTCAACAAGCCATAGGCGGAGAACGGGCTGCCCGTGCCGGGGTGCAGCAGGCGCAGGTCGGTGTAGAAAAAGCACGTCATGCTCTACATGATACGGTTATCAAGTCGCCTGTTACAGGCACCATTAGCTCATTAGGATATGAACAAGGAGAGCTTGTAAGTCCGCAAGTGCCAGTTGCCACCATTATTAATATGAATTCGGTTCTCGTCAAGCTTAACGTATCCGAGTCGATGATTGCTAAGTTCACAAAAGGAAGCGAAGTGGATGTGCAGATTCCAGCATTAGAGAAGACCGTTATAGGGAAAGTCACGTACAAAGGCATAGAAGCCGATCATCAGTCGAGGATGTTCCCGATAGAGATTGAGTTGTCTAATGCATCTGGCACCATCCTGCCCGGTATGAAGGTAAATGTAGTCGGCGCACAAATGGACAGCCAGAAAGGGCTTCTTGTTCCTACTGATGCGATCATAGAGAAGGATGGGAAGAAGAGCGTCTATATTATAGAAGGAACAAGAGCAATCAAACGTTCCATCGTGACGGCGGAAGGTAATTCTACGCATGTTCTTGTAGTCAGCGGTTTGAAAGCCGGGGATAAGGTGGTAGTGAAAGGGCAGACTCAGCTAAAGGATCAGACCCCGGTGCGGATTATACAGTAA
- a CDS encoding efflux RND transporter permease subunit, which yields MEFLTRFSLRNSAAIIIIVLLITMGGIVAATSLKIESMPDISFPVVIIQTDYPNAAPEDVLDDVTKPLEKAVSSVEGTKYLESHSVDNHSTLVLMLNAGTDAEEARDEVEKKISGVKLPQDAERPQVSTEGFGTEPIYYLAISTKNNGVSDDSLNLLVKDTIVPELEDIGGVEKVSTIGERLNKVHIYPNLSALSSYGFSASQFKQLIQANHVGIPAGNVKIQGEDQAVRILTEFTNIEQIKNTKLFLPSGMNGGLSYVKIGDVASVAFETDIDQISRLNGKPGISIRLYKSREGNAVETGTMINAKLTELQKRYPDIDFKTVYDTSVDIKNSIKSMMNEGMMGAVMASLMILLFLRNMKSTLIVLVSIPLSILVSLIFMGWLGLTLNMMTLFGMAIAVGRVVDDSIVVIENIFRHLQLSRERTPNLIRFAAKEVTSAITSSTITTVAVFVPIAFVSGIVGEVFRPFAITVVCSLLASLLVAVTVVPLMTKLLLLHSTKVKEHKPGKASFAYQRLLNWSLRHKIITVVLSFGLLLGSVSLVGFLNVSMFGDSNLGIIQTALKMPKGTTLEATAEATQRIQDVFQKEPGVDYIETNIGENDAPNRSSMFIMLKDGADVGAILSKFREQTEPIVPADSKLTIDKISSGANEGYEVVLNGPNKEALIQAAEMVRSEVEKNPLLVNVKDNLSDKKSEVIVRVDRDKAAERGLSPAQVAGDVSSLTGRLKIGKIKIDSEEYDFILGLREADSNSLEKIKGILLNTPTGQQIRLEDVAEVIKEEAPSQIMRRNEKEFVSITADITSNDKEGISTAQNEAVKKMKLPDGVTVASGGISEDMQKSFQEMFYALGAAVVMVYIVMVIAFGNAMAPLSILLSLPLAAIGGIVGLFVTGSSLDLTALIGFLMLIGVVVTNAIVYVDRVQQQKEKGLSTREALLEAGITRLRPIIMTAVATIVALLPLGLGEVKGSLMSPGLAIVVIGGLTTSTLLTLVIVPVGYEVLDKIRNYTLRKRGMLPAAESTEEEQKPA from the coding sequence GTGGAGTTTTTAACTCGCTTTTCATTGCGAAATTCGGCTGCCATTATCATTATTGTTCTATTGATTACAATGGGCGGCATCGTAGCGGCAACCTCTCTAAAAATTGAGAGCATGCCGGATATTTCATTCCCCGTCGTTATCATTCAGACGGATTACCCGAATGCAGCACCGGAAGACGTGCTTGACGATGTGACAAAACCGCTGGAGAAAGCGGTCAGTTCTGTCGAAGGAACGAAATACCTCGAATCACATTCTGTTGATAATCATTCAACGCTTGTCCTCATGCTGAACGCAGGTACGGATGCAGAGGAGGCAAGAGACGAGGTTGAGAAGAAGATCTCAGGGGTCAAATTGCCTCAAGATGCGGAGCGTCCGCAGGTAAGCACGGAAGGATTCGGTACGGAGCCGATTTATTATCTGGCTATAAGCACGAAAAATAACGGTGTATCCGATGACTCGCTAAATTTGTTGGTGAAGGATACGATCGTACCGGAACTAGAGGACATTGGTGGGGTAGAAAAAGTCTCGACCATTGGTGAACGTCTGAATAAGGTCCACATCTATCCCAACCTGTCCGCATTAAGCAGCTATGGATTTTCTGCCTCGCAGTTTAAGCAGCTTATTCAGGCCAATCATGTCGGCATCCCCGCCGGAAATGTAAAAATCCAGGGAGAAGATCAGGCGGTCCGCATACTTACTGAATTCACTAATATTGAACAAATTAAAAATACCAAGCTATTTTTACCCTCCGGGATGAACGGAGGACTATCGTATGTAAAGATCGGTGACGTAGCAAGCGTTGCCTTCGAAACAGACATTGACCAGATTAGCCGTCTCAATGGCAAGCCCGGTATCAGCATTCGCCTCTACAAATCAAGAGAAGGCAATGCGGTAGAAACCGGAACCATGATTAATGCAAAGCTTACAGAACTGCAAAAGCGTTATCCGGATATTGACTTCAAAACGGTATATGACACCTCGGTAGACATCAAGAACTCCATCAAGAGTATGATGAATGAAGGAATGATGGGTGCGGTTATGGCTTCCCTCATGATCCTTCTATTCCTTCGCAACATGAAATCCACACTGATCGTTCTGGTATCCATTCCGCTTTCGATTTTAGTTAGTTTGATTTTTATGGGTTGGCTTGGACTAACACTGAATATGATGACGCTGTTTGGTATGGCAATTGCGGTGGGGCGGGTTGTAGACGATAGTATTGTTGTAATTGAGAATATCTTCCGTCACCTGCAGCTTAGTCGTGAGCGTACACCGAATTTAATTCGATTTGCTGCCAAGGAAGTAACGAGCGCCATTACATCCTCTACCATTACAACTGTCGCTGTATTTGTACCGATTGCCTTTGTGAGCGGTATTGTAGGTGAAGTATTCCGGCCGTTTGCGATTACGGTCGTATGTTCGCTGCTTGCTTCGCTCTTGGTAGCGGTTACGGTAGTTCCGCTGATGACCAAGCTTTTGCTGCTTCACTCCACAAAAGTAAAGGAACATAAGCCGGGTAAAGCTTCATTTGCATACCAGCGCCTGTTGAACTGGTCATTGCGCCATAAAATCATAACCGTAGTTCTTTCTTTTGGTTTGCTGCTTGGAAGTGTAAGTCTGGTAGGCTTCTTGAATGTGAGTATGTTCGGTGATTCCAATCTGGGTATTATTCAGACTGCGCTAAAAATGCCCAAAGGTACGACGCTTGAGGCGACGGCAGAAGCAACGCAGCGAATCCAGGATGTTTTTCAGAAGGAGCCAGGCGTTGATTATATTGAGACGAATATAGGGGAGAATGATGCGCCCAACCGTTCTTCCATGTTTATTATGCTAAAAGACGGTGCTGATGTAGGAGCTATTCTGAGTAAATTTCGTGAACAGACCGAACCGATTGTTCCTGCCGATTCTAAATTGACAATAGACAAAATTAGCAGCGGAGCAAATGAAGGTTATGAAGTTGTGCTGAATGGACCGAATAAGGAAGCGCTCATTCAGGCGGCGGAGATGGTTAGATCAGAAGTAGAAAAGAACCCGCTTCTCGTCAACGTAAAAGATAATCTATCAGACAAAAAGTCAGAAGTGATTGTACGGGTAGACCGTGATAAGGCCGCAGAAAGGGGATTGTCACCAGCTCAAGTTGCCGGTGATGTAAGCAGTCTGACAGGTCGTCTTAAAATCGGTAAGATTAAGATTGATAGCGAAGAATACGATTTCATTCTCGGACTAAGAGAAGCTGATAGCAATTCGTTAGAGAAGATTAAAGGAATTCTATTGAATACACCGACAGGACAACAGATTCGTCTTGAGGATGTGGCAGAGGTAATAAAAGAAGAGGCGCCCTCTCAGATTATGCGCCGCAATGAAAAGGAATTCGTCTCTATCACAGCTGATATTACCAGTAACGATAAAGAGGGAATCAGCACAGCACAGAATGAGGCAGTAAAGAAAATGAAGTTGCCGGATGGTGTAACGGTTGCAAGCGGGGGCATCAGTGAAGACATGCAGAAGAGCTTTCAGGAGATGTTTTACGCATTAGGGGCAGCCGTTGTCATGGTATATATCGTAATGGTCATTGCATTTGGGAATGCTATGGCACCACTCTCGATCCTTCTCTCTCTGCCTCTTGCAGCCATTGGAGGCATTGTGGGCCTGTTCGTTACGGGTTCGTCGCTTGATTTAACAGCATTAATTGGTTTTCTGATGCTGATTGGAGTCGTAGTTACGAATGCGATTGTGTATGTAGACCGTGTGCAACAGCAGAAGGAGAAGGGACTATCGACACGGGAGGCGTTGCTTGAAGCTGGGATTACGCGTCTGCGGCCGATTATTATGACAGCCGTAGCGACGATTGTCGCTCTCCTACCGCTTGGATTGGGAGAAGTAAAGGGATCTCTTATGTCACCTGGGCTTGCGATTGTAGTGATCGGTGGCTTGACTACCTCGACACTGCTTACGCTCGTTATTGTTCCGGTTGGCTATGAGGTTCTGGATAAAATACGCAATTACACATTACGAAAGCGCGGTATGCTTCCGGCGGCGGAATCGACCGAAGAAGAACAAAAGCCCGCGTAA
- a CDS encoding rhodanese-like domain-containing protein, translating into MSAHGEISTREVDEQVKQGKTLNLIDVREDDEYASGRIPGAKHIPLGQIPARLHELDKDKEYIMVCRSGNRSGMASEWLAERGYRVKNMVGGMLDWSGSTEK; encoded by the coding sequence ATGAGCGCACATGGTGAGATCTCAACGCGTGAAGTAGACGAGCAGGTCAAGCAGGGCAAAACACTCAATCTCATCGATGTTCGAGAGGACGATGAGTATGCATCCGGCCGTATTCCGGGTGCCAAGCATATTCCTCTAGGTCAAATTCCGGCTCGCTTGCATGAATTGGATAAAGACAAGGAATATATAATGGTATGCCGCAGTGGAAATCGAAGCGGTATGGCTTCCGAATGGCTGGCAGAGCGCGGCTACCGCGTCAAAAACATGGTGGGCGGCATGCTGGATTGGTCCGGTTCTACTGAGAAGTAA